The following coding sequences are from one Ctenopharyngodon idella isolate HZGC_01 chromosome 17, HZGC01, whole genome shotgun sequence window:
- the LOC127498085 gene encoding NACHT, LRR and PYD domains-containing protein 12-like isoform X1 has product MSLYEKREEEDDVKSASPEPSCVSMKSDASIGDPPDLSDGAVTSDPDTACKMSLYEKREEEDVKAASPNPSCVSMKSDASIGDPPDLSDGAVTSDPEVKRIRSMMACLTCTDSDCQTLIKKHDTEALQRVKDQHKTSMKNKYESLFEGIKLEENQTLLNRIYTQLYIIEGESEGVNEEHEVLQMEKSARTQDTPIYCNDIFKHLHQPECEEKDKIKTVLTKGIAGIGKTVSVQKFILDWTEGKANQDVDFMFVLPFRELNLIKDHQHSLHRLLLVFHPELQDLDSKIYEECKVVFIFDGLDESRMTLMFSDDEKVCEVNESSSVVCDVNESSSVGVLMSNLIRGELLPSALIWITSRPAAANQIPSKYINRVTEIQGFNEPQKEEYFRKRISDEHQASRIISHIRRSRSLHIMCHIPVFCWISATVLQNLLKQGDSPEIPQTLTEMYIHFLLTQTNMKNQKYEERDPEKLLKSNRDVILKLAELAFKQLMKGNVMFYEEDLTESGIDVTDASVYSGICTEIFKQESVIHQRKVYSFIHLSFQEFLAALYLFYCHVFKSMNSLKTLKSFLGMWSRFTEIPLYDLLKSAVDKYLQSEKGHLDLFLRFLLGVSLESNQSLLQDLLTHTENSSESIKRITQYIQDKIRGDERLSVDRSINLFLCLLEMKDQTLYREIQEFVKSKNHSENRLSPSHCSTIAYMLQISEEPLDEFDLKKYNTSDEGRRRLIPAVVYCRKALLADCNLNDQCCESLSSCLQSSNSLRELDLSHNDLQDSGVKLLADGLKNLHCQLNILRLSDCMVTEEGCCYLASALRSNPSHLRELDLSYNHPGQSLVKLLSDPNYRLDKLNVDHGGEIRITTGIQKYACNLTLDLNTAHICLALSERNRKMTCVIKKQPYPDHPERFDKFLQVLCRESLTGRCYLETEWSGKWVYISVTYKGISRKGGSDDCRFGHNKKSWSLSWYKNSFTVRHNNKITEISAPSRRSNRVGVYLNWSAGTLSFYSVSDTHTLTHLHTFNSTFTEPLYAGFGVSFGSSVSLCEIKHLPVRNN; this is encoded by the exons ATGAGTCTCTACGAgaagagagaggaggaggatgatgttaaatcagcatctccagaacccagctgtgtgtctatgaagaGTGACGCATCCATTGGAGACCCTCCTGATCTCAGTGATGGagcagtgacctctgaccctga CACTGCCTGTAAAATGAGTCTCTATGAgaagagagaggaggaggatgtTAAAGCAGCATCTCCAAatcccagctgtgtgtctatgaagaGTGACGCATCCATTGGAGACCCTCCTGATCTCAGTGATGGagcagtgacctctgaccctga AGTGAAAAGGATCAGATCAATGATGGCCTGTCTGACCTGCACTGACTCTGACTGTCAAACCCTCATCAAGAAGCATGACACAGAAGCCCTGCAGAGAGTCAAAGACCAACACAAaactagcatgaagaacaagtATGAGAGCTTATTTGAGGGAATCAAACTAGAAGAGAATCAAACCCTCCTGAACAGGATCTACACACAGCTCTACATCATAGAGGGAGAGAGTGAAGGGGTGAATGAAGAACATGAggttttacagatggagaaatcAGCCAGAACACAAGACACTCCAATCTActgcaatgacatctttaaaCACTTACATCAACCAGAATGTGAGGAGAAAGACAAAATCAAGACTGTTCTTACTAAAGGCATCGCTGGAATTGGAAAAAccgtctctgtgcagaagttcattctGGATTGGACCGAGGGAAAAGCCAATCAGGATGTAGATTTCATGTTTGTGCTTCCATTTCGAGAGCTGAACTTGATTAAAGATCACCAGCACAGTCTTCACAGACTTCTGCTGGTCTTTCACCCTGAACTTCAAGATCTGGACTCAAAGATTTATGAGGAGtgtaaagttgtgttcatctttgatggtctggatgaaagCAGAATGACACTGATGTTTTCAGATGATGAGAAAGTTTGTGAGGTGAATGAGTCTTCATCAGTTGTTTGTGATGTGAATGAGTCTTCATCAGTGGGTGTGTTGATGTCAAACCTCATCAGAGGAGagctgcttccctctgctctaatctggatcacctccagaccagcagcagccaatcagatccccTCAAAATACATCAACCGTGTGACAGAAATTCAAGGATTCAATGAGCCTCAGAAGGAGGAAtatttcaggaagagaatcagtgacGAGCATCAAGCCAGCAGAATCATCTCACACATCAGAAGATCAAGAAGCCTccacatcatgtgccacatacctgtcttctgctggatctcagccaCTGTGCTTCAAAACCTCCTGAAACAAGGTGACAGTCCAGAAATCCCTCAAACTCTGACTGAAATGTACATCCACTTCCTGCTGACTCAGACCAACATGAAGAATCAGAAGTATGAAGAGAGAGATCCAGAGAAACTCCTGAAGTCCAACAGAGACGTGATTTTGAAACTGGCTGAACTGGCtttcaaacagctgatgaaGGGCAATGTGATGTTCTATGAGGAGGACCTGACTGAGAGCGGCATAGACGTCACTGATGCCTCAGTGTATTCTGGGATTTGCACTGAGATCTTTAAGCAGGAATCTGTGATTCATCAGAGGAAAGTCTACAGCTTCATTCATCTGAGCTTTCAGGAGTTTCTAGCTGCTTTATATCTGTTTTACTGTCATGTATTTAAGAGCATGAATTCATTGAAAACACTGAAGTCCTTTCTGGGTATGTGGTCCAGGTTCACTGAAATCCCTCTCTATGATCTACTAAAATCAGCAGTTGATAAATACTTACAGAGTGAAAAAGGACACCTGGATCTTTTCCTGCGGTTCCTGCTGGGCGTCTCACTGGAGTCCAATCAGAGTCTCTTACAGGAtctactgacacacacagagaacagctcAGAGAGTATCAAGAGAATCACACAGTACATTCAAGACAAAATCAGGGGTGATGAACGCCTCTCAGTTGACAGAAGCATCAATCTGTTCCTCTGTCTGCTGGAAATGAAGGATCAGACTCTGTACAGAGAGATTCAGGAGTTTGTGAAATCAAAGAATCACTCAGAGAATCGACTCTCTCCGTCTCACTGCTCAACAATAGCCTACATGCTTCAGATATCAGAGGAGCCGCTGGATGAGTTTGATCTGAAGAAATACAACACATCAGATGAGGGTAGAAGGAGACTGATACCAGCTGTGGTGTACTGCAGAAAAGCTCT ACTTGCTGACTGTAATCTCAATGATCAGTGCTGTGAAAGTTTGTCTTCATGTCTACAATCATCAAACTctctgagagagctggacctgagtcacaatgacctgcaggattcaggagtgaagcttCTCGCTGATGGACTGAAGAATTTACACTGTCAACTCAACATACTGAG attaTCTGACTGTatggtgacagaggaaggctgttgttatctggcttcagctctgagatcaaacccctcacacctgagagagctggatctgagctacaatcacccaGGACAATCATTAGTCAAGCTGCTCTCTGATCCAAACTACAGACTGGACAAACTCAA tgTGGATCATGGAGGAGAGATCAGAATTACAACAGGAATACAGAAAT ATGCGTGTAATCTCACACTGGATTTAAACACAGCACACATTTGTCTTGCtctgtctgagaggaacagaAAGATGACGTGTGTGATAAAGAAGCAACcctatcctgatcatccagagagatttgataAGTTTCTTCAGGTTCTGTGTAGAGAAAGTCTGACTGGACGCTGTTACTTGGAGACTGAATGGAGCGGGAAGTGGGTTTATATATCAGTGACATATAAAGGAATCAGCAGGAAAGGAGGGAGTGATGACTGTAGGTTTGGACACAATAAAAAGTCCTGGAGTCTGAGCTGGTATAAAAACAGTTTCACTGTCAGACACAATAATAAGATCACAGAAATATCTGCTCCTTCACGTCGCTCTAACAGAGTAGGAGTGTATCTGAACTGGTCGGCCggcactctgtccttctacagcgtctctgacacacacacactcacacacttacacacattcaaCAGCACATTCACTGAACCCCTCTATGCTGGATTTGGGGTTTCTTTTGGTAGttcagtgtctctgtgtgagATTAAACATCTTCCTGTGAGAAACAACTGA
- the LOC127498085 gene encoding NACHT, LRR and PYD domains-containing protein 3-like isoform X2: protein MSLYEKREEEDDVKSASPEPSCVSMKSDASIGDPPDLSDGAVTSDPEVKRIRSMMACLTCTDSDCQTLIKKHDTEALQRVKDQHKTSMKNKYESLFEGIKLEENQTLLNRIYTQLYIIEGESEGVNEEHEVLQMEKSARTQDTPIYCNDIFKHLHQPECEEKDKIKTVLTKGIAGIGKTVSVQKFILDWTEGKANQDVDFMFVLPFRELNLIKDHQHSLHRLLLVFHPELQDLDSKIYEECKVVFIFDGLDESRMTLMFSDDEKVCEVNESSSVVCDVNESSSVGVLMSNLIRGELLPSALIWITSRPAAANQIPSKYINRVTEIQGFNEPQKEEYFRKRISDEHQASRIISHIRRSRSLHIMCHIPVFCWISATVLQNLLKQGDSPEIPQTLTEMYIHFLLTQTNMKNQKYEERDPEKLLKSNRDVILKLAELAFKQLMKGNVMFYEEDLTESGIDVTDASVYSGICTEIFKQESVIHQRKVYSFIHLSFQEFLAALYLFYCHVFKSMNSLKTLKSFLGMWSRFTEIPLYDLLKSAVDKYLQSEKGHLDLFLRFLLGVSLESNQSLLQDLLTHTENSSESIKRITQYIQDKIRGDERLSVDRSINLFLCLLEMKDQTLYREIQEFVKSKNHSENRLSPSHCSTIAYMLQISEEPLDEFDLKKYNTSDEGRRRLIPAVVYCRKALLADCNLNDQCCESLSSCLQSSNSLRELDLSHNDLQDSGVKLLADGLKNLHCQLNILRLSDCMVTEEGCCYLASALRSNPSHLRELDLSYNHPGQSLVKLLSDPNYRLDKLNVDHGGEIRITTGIQKYACNLTLDLNTAHICLALSERNRKMTCVIKKQPYPDHPERFDKFLQVLCRESLTGRCYLETEWSGKWVYISVTYKGISRKGGSDDCRFGHNKKSWSLSWYKNSFTVRHNNKITEISAPSRRSNRVGVYLNWSAGTLSFYSVSDTHTLTHLHTFNSTFTEPLYAGFGVSFGSSVSLCEIKHLPVRNN, encoded by the exons ATGAGTCTCTACGAgaagagagaggaggaggatgatgttaaatcagcatctccagaacccagctgtgtgtctatgaagaGTGACGCATCCATTGGAGACCCTCCTGATCTCAGTGATGGagcagtgacctctgaccctga AGTGAAAAGGATCAGATCAATGATGGCCTGTCTGACCTGCACTGACTCTGACTGTCAAACCCTCATCAAGAAGCATGACACAGAAGCCCTGCAGAGAGTCAAAGACCAACACAAaactagcatgaagaacaagtATGAGAGCTTATTTGAGGGAATCAAACTAGAAGAGAATCAAACCCTCCTGAACAGGATCTACACACAGCTCTACATCATAGAGGGAGAGAGTGAAGGGGTGAATGAAGAACATGAggttttacagatggagaaatcAGCCAGAACACAAGACACTCCAATCTActgcaatgacatctttaaaCACTTACATCAACCAGAATGTGAGGAGAAAGACAAAATCAAGACTGTTCTTACTAAAGGCATCGCTGGAATTGGAAAAAccgtctctgtgcagaagttcattctGGATTGGACCGAGGGAAAAGCCAATCAGGATGTAGATTTCATGTTTGTGCTTCCATTTCGAGAGCTGAACTTGATTAAAGATCACCAGCACAGTCTTCACAGACTTCTGCTGGTCTTTCACCCTGAACTTCAAGATCTGGACTCAAAGATTTATGAGGAGtgtaaagttgtgttcatctttgatggtctggatgaaagCAGAATGACACTGATGTTTTCAGATGATGAGAAAGTTTGTGAGGTGAATGAGTCTTCATCAGTTGTTTGTGATGTGAATGAGTCTTCATCAGTGGGTGTGTTGATGTCAAACCTCATCAGAGGAGagctgcttccctctgctctaatctggatcacctccagaccagcagcagccaatcagatccccTCAAAATACATCAACCGTGTGACAGAAATTCAAGGATTCAATGAGCCTCAGAAGGAGGAAtatttcaggaagagaatcagtgacGAGCATCAAGCCAGCAGAATCATCTCACACATCAGAAGATCAAGAAGCCTccacatcatgtgccacatacctgtcttctgctggatctcagccaCTGTGCTTCAAAACCTCCTGAAACAAGGTGACAGTCCAGAAATCCCTCAAACTCTGACTGAAATGTACATCCACTTCCTGCTGACTCAGACCAACATGAAGAATCAGAAGTATGAAGAGAGAGATCCAGAGAAACTCCTGAAGTCCAACAGAGACGTGATTTTGAAACTGGCTGAACTGGCtttcaaacagctgatgaaGGGCAATGTGATGTTCTATGAGGAGGACCTGACTGAGAGCGGCATAGACGTCACTGATGCCTCAGTGTATTCTGGGATTTGCACTGAGATCTTTAAGCAGGAATCTGTGATTCATCAGAGGAAAGTCTACAGCTTCATTCATCTGAGCTTTCAGGAGTTTCTAGCTGCTTTATATCTGTTTTACTGTCATGTATTTAAGAGCATGAATTCATTGAAAACACTGAAGTCCTTTCTGGGTATGTGGTCCAGGTTCACTGAAATCCCTCTCTATGATCTACTAAAATCAGCAGTTGATAAATACTTACAGAGTGAAAAAGGACACCTGGATCTTTTCCTGCGGTTCCTGCTGGGCGTCTCACTGGAGTCCAATCAGAGTCTCTTACAGGAtctactgacacacacagagaacagctcAGAGAGTATCAAGAGAATCACACAGTACATTCAAGACAAAATCAGGGGTGATGAACGCCTCTCAGTTGACAGAAGCATCAATCTGTTCCTCTGTCTGCTGGAAATGAAGGATCAGACTCTGTACAGAGAGATTCAGGAGTTTGTGAAATCAAAGAATCACTCAGAGAATCGACTCTCTCCGTCTCACTGCTCAACAATAGCCTACATGCTTCAGATATCAGAGGAGCCGCTGGATGAGTTTGATCTGAAGAAATACAACACATCAGATGAGGGTAGAAGGAGACTGATACCAGCTGTGGTGTACTGCAGAAAAGCTCT ACTTGCTGACTGTAATCTCAATGATCAGTGCTGTGAAAGTTTGTCTTCATGTCTACAATCATCAAACTctctgagagagctggacctgagtcacaatgacctgcaggattcaggagtgaagcttCTCGCTGATGGACTGAAGAATTTACACTGTCAACTCAACATACTGAG attaTCTGACTGTatggtgacagaggaaggctgttgttatctggcttcagctctgagatcaaacccctcacacctgagagagctggatctgagctacaatcacccaGGACAATCATTAGTCAAGCTGCTCTCTGATCCAAACTACAGACTGGACAAACTCAA tgTGGATCATGGAGGAGAGATCAGAATTACAACAGGAATACAGAAAT ATGCGTGTAATCTCACACTGGATTTAAACACAGCACACATTTGTCTTGCtctgtctgagaggaacagaAAGATGACGTGTGTGATAAAGAAGCAACcctatcctgatcatccagagagatttgataAGTTTCTTCAGGTTCTGTGTAGAGAAAGTCTGACTGGACGCTGTTACTTGGAGACTGAATGGAGCGGGAAGTGGGTTTATATATCAGTGACATATAAAGGAATCAGCAGGAAAGGAGGGAGTGATGACTGTAGGTTTGGACACAATAAAAAGTCCTGGAGTCTGAGCTGGTATAAAAACAGTTTCACTGTCAGACACAATAATAAGATCACAGAAATATCTGCTCCTTCACGTCGCTCTAACAGAGTAGGAGTGTATCTGAACTGGTCGGCCggcactctgtccttctacagcgtctctgacacacacacactcacacacttacacacattcaaCAGCACATTCACTGAACCCCTCTATGCTGGATTTGGGGTTTCTTTTGGTAGttcagtgtctctgtgtgagATTAAACATCTTCCTGTGAGAAACAACTGA